A section of the Calditrichota bacterium genome encodes:
- a CDS encoding FAD-dependent oxidoreductase — translation MVIVVVGAGWAGIAAATKLADAGRKVLLVERSREAGGRAGSFWSPEHGEWLDHGTHLFIGAYRTVLGLIAKWGGPADSIDFREGLAVPFLLSGGRKTVLRLGRGRLGAAAGLLSFTAAPLRERILAVRGLNALARSGLTGDADRTVSESLASNGIPSGVCCGLFDALTLAVMNAPAAEASASILGAAIREGLLRGGEATRIGLSQVPFRSLYIEPALGWLAVQGVELRLGQEVKQICLRNGAVEGVVIGESFQPAGQVLCALQPIDLLRLLPEAVRQDSTFAPLGKFEYASIAGIHYTFDRPVMKVPFGHLPGGFTHWLFGRGEPETSGWRKVSAVISHAPGRSEVPVEALEDRVLDDLHDRLPAVRVANVVASKAVRTARATAILGPGNASLRPGPITSIRGLYLAGDWTATGLPATIEGAARSGIAAAKVILSPSGRLESRPPRINIDP, via the coding sequence GTGGTGATTGTTGTCGTAGGTGCCGGGTGGGCGGGGATTGCGGCAGCGACCAAACTGGCGGATGCCGGGCGCAAGGTTCTGCTCGTTGAACGGTCTCGAGAAGCCGGTGGCCGGGCTGGATCGTTTTGGTCGCCGGAGCATGGCGAATGGCTTGACCATGGCACTCATCTCTTCATAGGCGCTTACCGGACTGTACTCGGCTTGATCGCCAAATGGGGCGGGCCGGCGGATAGCATTGATTTCAGGGAAGGTCTCGCAGTCCCGTTTCTATTATCGGGAGGCCGGAAGACCGTACTTCGTCTCGGTCGCGGGCGTCTCGGCGCCGCTGCTGGACTGCTAAGCTTCACGGCAGCGCCGCTCCGCGAACGGATCCTCGCCGTGCGGGGACTAAACGCCCTTGCTCGCTCCGGTCTAACCGGTGACGCTGACCGGACAGTCTCCGAGTCTCTCGCCTCGAACGGGATTCCGTCCGGCGTCTGCTGCGGCTTGTTCGATGCGCTAACGTTGGCGGTGATGAACGCGCCGGCCGCGGAGGCGTCGGCCTCCATCCTCGGAGCAGCGATACGGGAAGGTCTCCTGCGGGGCGGTGAAGCAACCCGGATCGGTCTGTCGCAGGTGCCGTTCAGGTCGCTCTACATCGAGCCGGCTCTGGGCTGGCTTGCCGTTCAGGGCGTCGAACTGCGCCTGGGACAGGAAGTCAAGCAAATCTGCCTGAGGAATGGCGCGGTCGAGGGCGTAGTCATCGGCGAGTCCTTTCAGCCGGCTGGTCAGGTCCTATGCGCGCTGCAGCCGATCGATCTGTTGCGGCTATTGCCGGAGGCAGTCCGGCAGGATAGTACTTTCGCGCCGCTGGGCAAATTCGAGTATGCGTCGATTGCGGGGATCCATTACACCTTCGATCGGCCGGTGATGAAGGTGCCGTTCGGGCATCTTCCGGGAGGATTCACACACTGGCTCTTCGGACGGGGTGAGCCGGAAACAAGCGGCTGGCGAAAGGTATCCGCAGTCATCAGTCATGCCCCCGGACGCAGTGAGGTGCCGGTCGAAGCGCTCGAAGACCGTGTCCTCGACGATCTTCACGACCGACTGCCGGCCGTCCGAGTGGCAAACGTCGTCGCATCCAAAGCGGTGCGGACGGCGCGGGCGACGGCCATCCTTGGTCCCGGGAATGCGAGTCTCCGACCCGGTCCGATAACGTCGATTCGGGGGCTCTATCTGGCCGGCGACTGGACGGCAACCGGCCTGCCGGCTACGATCGAAGGTGCCGCTCGAAGCGGGATCGCAGCGGCAAAGGTGATACTTTCTCCCAGCGGGCGGCTTGAAAGCCGCCCTCCAAGAATTAACATCGACCCATGA